In one Candidatus Absconditicoccus praedator genomic region, the following are encoded:
- a CDS encoding SPFH domain-containing protein, producing MEAALWFFGLLLIALAATIVFHTLIKVSPYERGVKERLSKYVGTLEAGWHIIVPFIESVKKVDMRERVVNTPAHNMITYDNAAVTVDAVIFTQIYDAKKSVYEIQDPLLAVSNLGVTTLRGIIGTMSLDDILGDRTKINTYVQTQLAQETAKWGIRINKVEIQKIDPPQDLVDAMSKQKIAQQEKRASILKAEGQREAYIIEAQGYKEKQILEAQGEAEAIERLAQARAKEIEYESTAAINFFQGNAITKEQLKVAKDALKENTKFVVGSEITDTVRGIFEKIIKN from the coding sequence ATGGAAGCTGCTTTATGGTTTTTTGGTTTGTTGTTGATAGCTCTTGCTGCTACCATAGTTTTTCATACTCTTATAAAAGTTTCACCTTATGAAAGATGAGTAAAAGAGAGACTTTCCAAATATGTGGGAACTTTGGAGGCTTGATGGCATATAATAGTGCCATTTATAGAATCGGTTAAAAAAGTTGATATGAGAGAAAGGGTGGTTAATACACCTGCTCACAATATGATAACTTATGATAATGCTGCTGTTACAGTTGATGCAGTAATATTTACTCAAATATACGATGCTAAAAAATCTGTATATGAAATACAGGATCCATTATTGGCTGTATCCAATCTTTGAGTAACAACACTAAGGTGAATAATATGAACTATGAGTTTGGATGATATTTTATGAGATAGGACTAAGATAAATACTTATGTACAAACACAGCTTGCTCAAGAAACAGCAAAATGGTGAATAAGAATAAACAAGGTAGAAATTCAAAAAATAGATCCTCCGCAAGATCTTGTGGATGCTATGAGTAAACAAAAAATTGCTCAACAAGAAAAGAGAGCATCAATTCTTAAGGCTGAATGACAAAGAGAAGCATATATTATAGAAGCTCAATGATACAAAGAAAAGCAAATTTTGGAAGCTCAATGAGAAGCAGAAGCTATAGAAAGACTTGCACAAGCAAGAGCAAAAGAGATAGAATATGAATCTACAGCTGCTATAAATTTCTTCCAGTGAAATGCTATCACAAAAGAACAATTGAAGGTCGCAAAAGATGCCTTGAAAGAAAATACAAAATTTGTAGTTTGATCAGAAATTACAGATACTGTTAGATGAATTTTTGAAAAGATAATAAAAAATTAA
- a CDS encoding TetR/AcrR family transcriptional regulator, translated as MNKERIFEVAEEHFFAKRYTDVKLDNIAQSLGIRKPSLYYYFFDKKDLFIQTLRYSMNKYLDELKKVSKKDDLYEFIKWYLVYPSENKNLFAVAFQKGYCIDEDVNSTIFSGKMIVEKTINQFLSDFGGAPVKKYLIINMLEKLAQDNCVDGYCLMYDIDSIYSQIKKFLEV; from the coding sequence ATGAATAAAGAAAGAATATTTGAAGTTGCAGAAGAACATTTTTTTGCAAAAAGGTATACCGATGTAAAACTTGATAATATTGCCCAATCCTTATGAATAAGGAAGCCGAGTTTGTATTATTATTTTTTTGATAAAAAAGATTTATTTATACAAACTCTTAGGTATTCTATGAATAAATATCTTGATGAACTAAAAAAAGTATCAAAAAAAGATGATTTGTATGAGTTTATAAAATGGTATCTAGTATATCCTTCAGAAAATAAAAACTTATTTGCAGTTGCATTTCAAAAATGATATTGTATTGACGAGGATGTTAACTCTACAATTTTTTCTTGAAAAATGATAGTGGAAAAAACTATCAATCAATTCCTATCTGATTTTGGATGAGCACCGGTTAAAAAATATCTTATAATTAATATGTTGGAAAAGCTTGCTCAAGATAATTGTGTTGATTGATATTGTTTGATGTATGATATAGATTCTATTTACTCTCAGATAAAAAAATTTTTAGAAGTCTAA